A region of [Bacteroides] pectinophilus DNA encodes the following proteins:
- the alaS gene encoding alanine--tRNA ligase: MQKYGVNELRRMYLDFFESKGHLKMKSFSLVPHNDNSLLLINSGMAPLKPYFTGQEIPPRRRVTTCQKCIRTGDIENVGKTARHGTFFEMLGNFSFGDYFKTEAIHWSWEFLTEVVGLDASRLYPSVYVDDDEAFDIWNKEIGIAPERIFRFGKEDNFWEHGSGPCGPCSEIYYDRGEKYGCGKPGCTVGCDCDRYMEVWNNVFSQFNNDGHGNYSDLIQKNIDTGMGLERLAVVVQDVDSIFDVDTLQALRNKVCEMAGVTYKEDEKTDVSIRVITDHIRSVTFMVSDGIMPSNEGRGYVLRRLLRRAARHGRLLGIEGKFLSKLCETVIEGSKDGYPELDEKKAFIFKVIDQEEDKFNKTIDQGLGILEQLEADLVKTGNKILSGADAFKLYDTYGFPLDLTKEILEEKGITIDEEGFKSAMEEQRIKARTARKTTNYMGADATVYDEIDPAITSSFVGYDKLTNQSKVSVLTTEENVVEALSDGDRGTIVVDETVFYGSMGGQEGDRGVITSPEGEFRVDTTIHLKGGRIGHVGVMTKGMIKTGDTVTLTVDAPARAATCANHSATHLLQKALRDVLGTHVEQKGSYVDPDRLRFDFAHFQAMTPDEIASVESIVNEKIAEALPVVTNIMSLEDAKKTGAMALFGEKYGDKVRVVSMGDFSTELCGGTHVANTSNIMLFKIVSESGVAAGIRRIEALTGNGVLAYYRNIENTLAEACRTAKTEPSQLIHRIASMNDEIKSLSSENEKLKAKLANEAVGDVLANVQEIGSFRFLPVSVADVDMNGLRTLGDNMKDKIGSGIVILASTQGDKVNIIAMATDDAVAKGAHAGNLIKAVAPIVGGGGGGRPNMAQAGGKNPAGIDEMLAKAAEVAAQQLQ; this comes from the coding sequence GTGCAGAAGTACGGTGTTAATGAATTGAGAAGAATGTATCTCGATTTCTTCGAGAGCAAGGGACATCTTAAGATGAAGAGTTTTTCACTGGTCCCTCATAATGACAACAGCCTGTTGCTCATTAATTCAGGAATGGCTCCTCTCAAGCCTTATTTTACAGGTCAGGAGATTCCACCAAGACGCAGGGTTACGACTTGTCAGAAGTGTATCAGAACAGGAGATATCGAGAACGTAGGTAAGACTGCAAGACACGGTACTTTTTTTGAGATGCTCGGTAACTTCTCATTCGGTGATTATTTCAAGACAGAAGCAATTCACTGGTCATGGGAATTTCTTACAGAGGTTGTGGGGCTTGATGCCAGCCGCCTTTACCCATCAGTATACGTTGACGATGATGAGGCATTTGACATATGGAATAAGGAGATTGGAATTGCTCCTGAGAGAATATTCAGATTCGGCAAGGAAGATAACTTCTGGGAACACGGTTCAGGCCCATGCGGTCCATGTTCAGAGATTTATTATGACCGCGGCGAGAAGTACGGCTGTGGTAAGCCCGGCTGTACTGTAGGCTGTGACTGTGACCGTTACATGGAAGTATGGAATAATGTATTTTCACAGTTCAACAATGACGGACACGGTAACTATTCAGATCTTATCCAGAAGAACATCGATACGGGAATGGGCCTTGAGAGACTTGCCGTTGTTGTTCAGGACGTAGATTCAATCTTTGACGTAGATACACTTCAGGCTCTCCGCAACAAAGTGTGCGAGATGGCCGGCGTAACATATAAGGAAGACGAGAAGACGGATGTTTCAATCCGTGTTATTACAGATCATATCCGTTCAGTAACATTCATGGTTTCTGATGGAATCATGCCATCTAACGAAGGACGCGGATATGTATTAAGAAGACTTCTCCGCCGTGCTGCAAGGCATGGACGCCTTCTCGGTATAGAGGGCAAGTTCCTTTCAAAGCTCTGCGAGACAGTAATTGAAGGTTCTAAGGACGGATATCCTGAACTTGATGAGAAGAAAGCTTTTATCTTCAAGGTTATTGATCAGGAAGAGGACAAGTTTAATAAGACTATCGATCAGGGTCTTGGAATACTTGAGCAGCTCGAAGCTGACCTTGTAAAGACAGGTAATAAGATTCTTTCAGGCGCTGATGCTTTCAAGCTTTATGACACATATGGATTCCCTCTTGATCTTACTAAGGAGATTCTTGAAGAGAAGGGCATCACAATAGATGAAGAAGGCTTTAAGAGTGCAATGGAAGAGCAGCGTATCAAAGCCCGTACAGCGCGTAAGACTACTAACTACATGGGTGCGGACGCTACTGTATATGATGAGATTGATCCTGCAATAACAAGCAGTTTTGTCGGATATGACAAGCTCACTAACCAGTCTAAGGTATCTGTTCTTACAACTGAAGAGAATGTTGTCGAAGCACTCTCTGACGGTGACAGGGGAACTATCGTTGTAGATGAGACAGTATTCTATGGTTCAATGGGTGGCCAGGAAGGCGACAGAGGTGTTATAACTTCTCCTGAGGGTGAATTCCGTGTAGATACCACAATTCATCTTAAGGGCGGCAGAATAGGTCATGTCGGCGTTATGACCAAAGGCATGATTAAGACCGGTGATACTGTTACTCTTACTGTTGATGCTCCGGCAAGAGCCGCAACATGTGCCAACCACAGTGCAACTCACCTTCTTCAGAAGGCTTTAAGGGATGTACTCGGAACACATGTAGAGCAGAAGGGTTCATATGTTGACCCTGACAGACTCCGTTTTGACTTTGCCCATTTCCAGGCTATGACACCTGATGAGATTGCCAGCGTAGAATCAATAGTCAATGAGAAGATTGCAGAGGCACTTCCTGTTGTTACTAATATCATGAGCCTTGAAGATGCCAAGAAGACAGGAGCAATGGCACTGTTTGGAGAAAAATACGGCGATAAGGTACGTGTCGTATCCATGGGTGATTTTTCAACTGAACTCTGTGGTGGTACTCATGTTGCCAATACAAGCAATATCATGCTTTTCAAGATTGTATCTGAATCAGGTGTTGCTGCCGGAATAAGACGTATTGAAGCTCTTACAGGTAATGGCGTTCTTGCTTATTACCGCAATATAGAGAATACACTTGCCGAAGCCTGCAGGACAGCTAAGACTGAACCTTCTCAGCTCATTCACAGAATTGCTTCAATGAATGACGAGATTAAGTCTCTTTCTTCAGAGAATGAGAAGCTCAAGGCTAAGCTTGCAAACGAGGCTGTTGGTGATGTCCTTGCCAATGTTCAGGAGATTGGTTCATTCAGGTTCCTTCCTGTAAGTGTGGCAGATGTAGACATGAACGGTCTTCGTACTCTCGGTGACAACATGAAAGATAAGATTGGTTCAGGTATTGTAATACTTGCATCCACACAGGGTGACAAGGTTAATATTATTGCAATGGCAACTGATGATGCAGTCGCTAAGGGTGCTCACGCAGGCAACCTTATCAAAGCCGTAGCTCCTATTGTTGGTGGCGGTGGCGGCGGCCGTCCTAATATGGCACAGGCCGGCGGCAAAAACCCGGCAGGTATCGATGAGATGCTTGCTAAGGCAGCCGAAGTTGCAGCACAGCAGCTTCAGTAA
- a CDS encoding TIGR03750 family conjugal transfer protein, protein MGNFEANGNSEVESHMKKHHSKLSTVLISLIFVAAAIAWLIHVPTGILLTIIGGIVFGLTYKN, encoded by the coding sequence ATGGGTAATTTTGAAGCTAATGGAAATTCCGAGGTAGAAAGCCATATGAAGAAGCATCATTCTAAGTTAAGCACAGTACTTATTTCTTTAATCTTTGTTGCAGCAGCAATTGCATGGCTTATTCATGTACCGACCGGAATTCTGCTTACAATAATAGGCGGAATCGTATTCGGACTTACCTATAAGAATTGA
- a CDS encoding ribonuclease E/G, with protein sequence MQRLLITKFNGQTLCAVCDQMTIRTVRVIEDESILGNIYVGRVENVVNNINAAFIEYARGKKGYYSLTDNEHHIFLNPKNNDRMCIGDLVLVQVSREGVKTKEPTLTGRIGITGRYCALTLDCKSENSSVFISKKITDEDRRSYLKGIVKDAMNNALNAYTASSVNSIPTASDMHFNIIVRTNAEDAPEEPVTAEVSRIVTTMCDILKDAVTRKGLTRMYSPEESCLEDVQNMRATNLEKIITDIPEVYDSVRRYLGENEPGEAAKLEFYDDMQLPLNKLYSVESQISTALNKRVWLPSGGYLVIEPTEALTVIDVNSGKFTGNRKLKDNTYLKINMEAAVEIGRQLMLRNLSGIIVVDFINLNTFEEKKELMSYLADILKADTVPTSVVDMTRLGLVEITRKKIRKPLHEVIASAQL encoded by the coding sequence ATGCAGAGATTACTTATTACAAAATTCAACGGACAGACCCTGTGCGCTGTATGTGACCAGATGACAATACGTACAGTCCGGGTCATTGAGGATGAATCAATACTTGGCAATATATATGTCGGAAGAGTTGAGAATGTTGTCAATAATATAAATGCAGCATTTATTGAATATGCCAGAGGGAAAAAAGGTTATTATTCTCTTACGGATAATGAGCATCATATTTTCCTTAATCCCAAGAATAATGACAGGATGTGCATTGGTGACCTTGTTCTTGTACAGGTGTCAAGAGAGGGTGTCAAGACCAAGGAACCGACACTTACCGGCCGTATAGGCATAACCGGAAGATATTGCGCACTTACTCTGGACTGCAAATCAGAGAATTCGTCCGTATTTATTTCCAAGAAAATTACCGATGAAGACAGGCGGTCTTATCTCAAAGGAATTGTAAAAGATGCAATGAATAATGCATTGAATGCATACACAGCTTCATCGGTTAATTCCATACCGACTGCCTCTGACATGCATTTTAATATAATTGTAAGAACCAACGCAGAAGATGCTCCGGAAGAACCGGTAACAGCCGAAGTGTCAAGAATTGTAACAACAATGTGCGATATACTTAAAGATGCCGTTACGCGTAAAGGTCTCACAAGAATGTATTCTCCTGAAGAGAGCTGTCTGGAAGATGTGCAGAACATGCGTGCCACTAATCTTGAAAAGATAATAACAGATATTCCTGAAGTTTACGACTCGGTAAGACGGTATCTTGGTGAGAACGAACCGGGAGAAGCTGCCAAGCTTGAATTTTATGATGATATGCAGCTGCCTCTTAACAAACTTTACAGTGTTGAAAGTCAGATCAGTACCGCGCTTAACAAACGCGTATGGCTTCCTTCCGGCGGATATCTTGTTATCGAACCTACAGAAGCACTTACCGTAATAGATGTCAATTCAGGCAAATTCACCGGTAACCGTAAGCTGAAGGACAACACATACCTCAAGATTAACATGGAAGCTGCAGTTGAGATAGGCCGCCAGCTCATGCTGCGTAATCTCTCAGGCATTATTGTCGTTGACTTTATTAATCTTAATACATTTGAAGAAAAGAAGGAGCTTATGTCTTATCTTGCTGATATTCTTAAGGCTGACACTGTCCCCACAAGCGTCGTTGACATGACCAGGCTTGGGCTGGTTGAGATAACACGCAAGAAAATCCGCAAACCGCTTCACGAGGTAATTGCCAGTGCCCAGCTATAA
- a CDS encoding phosphatase PAP2 family protein — protein sequence MPSYNIFYSRIRNYFDGNELRLNILKAIYRVMPLITAATYIAVLALLFVRHDARLIRVTCYPCIVFVAASIFRKCYNRPRPYEGNDAIIPLISKDKKGQSFPSRHALSAAVIASACFYVYVPLGIIIAVISVVIAITRVIAGVHYPSDAAGGLIIGYGLCALLFLYI from the coding sequence GTGCCCAGCTATAATATTTTTTACAGCCGCATCAGAAATTATTTTGACGGCAATGAATTAAGACTGAATATACTAAAAGCCATCTACCGGGTTATGCCCCTAATAACCGCTGCCACATATATAGCTGTGCTTGCGCTGCTTTTTGTCAGGCATGATGCACGGCTGATACGTGTCACCTGTTATCCGTGTATTGTGTTTGTGGCAGCTTCAATATTCAGGAAATGCTATAACAGGCCAAGGCCATACGAAGGAAATGATGCTATAATTCCGCTTATATCAAAAGATAAAAAAGGGCAGTCGTTTCCAAGCAGACATGCTCTGTCAGCAGCTGTTATTGCATCAGCATGCTTCTATGTATATGTGCCTCTTGGAATTATCATTGCGGTAATATCTGTTGTAATTGCCATCACAAGAGTAATTGCAGGCGTACATTATCCGTCTGATGCAGCCGGAGG